A region from the Aegilops tauschii subsp. strangulata cultivar AL8/78 chromosome 5, Aet v6.0, whole genome shotgun sequence genome encodes:
- the LOC109760247 gene encoding uncharacterized protein: MHDGLLATLRNRLTNSAFIELATVLSLLQDIAPTVHPDDRFLTHGVTFSAWCAYSLLSSADKLDPHSDHIWSSKATIKVKIFAWLLFRDRLNTKANLHRKTIASDSLCPWCAHHPVDASHLALFCIRAVQVWHLLGLHPPPDIDLIWTTVTPNGLDINI; this comes from the coding sequence ATGCATGATGGCTTACTCGCAACCCTGCGGAACCGCCTAACCAATTCTGCGTTCATCGAGCTTGCTACTGTTCTATCTTTGTTGCAGGACATCGCTCCCACGGTTCACCCCGACGACAGGTTCCTCACCCACGGCGTCACGTTCTCCGCATGGTGCGCATACTCATTGCTCTCCTCCGCCGACAAGCTCGACCCTCACTCCGACCACATTTGGAGTTCGAAGGCCACTATCAAGGTCAAGATTTTTGCTTGGCTGCTTTTCAGGGATAGGCTCAACACCAAGGCGAATCTGCATCGCAAGACCATCGCCTCCGACTCCCTCTGCCCGTGGTGTGCCCATCACCCCGTGGACGCGTCCCACCTTGCCCTCTTCTGCATTAGGGCGGTCCAGGTGTGGCACCTCCTCGGACTACACCCGCCCCCCGACATCGACCTCATTTGGACTACCGTCACTCCGAACGGCCTCGACATCAACATCTAG